In Armatimonadota bacterium, the following are encoded in one genomic region:
- a CDS encoding GntR family transcriptional regulator — MKSTEHISENVYQQLRDLIECGKLKPGMRLVQCDLAHKLNTSSIPVAKAICMLEHDGLVVNEPNRGAQVMDWSFDEIECAIMIRSSMEQMAAGFCAVRATDAQRQKIRDLATVFTNCAIAQGTKGCLKADSELHSFIVQCTRSQLLSRTFANSRVITNTIRNTTWLRQSVCCPEIHDALVNAIIAGDEKLARDCAREHVEQVLSDLCSVMHESMLQPIKMQLA; from the coding sequence TCTGAGAATGTCTACCAGCAACTGCGTGATCTGATCGAATGCGGAAAACTAAAGCCCGGGATGCGGCTGGTACAATGTGATCTTGCGCATAAACTCAATACAAGCAGTATTCCGGTCGCCAAAGCGATATGTATGTTGGAACATGATGGTCTTGTCGTCAATGAGCCGAACCGCGGGGCGCAAGTTATGGATTGGTCATTTGATGAGATAGAATGCGCAATAATGATCAGGTCGTCCATGGAACAGATGGCTGCCGGATTTTGCGCGGTTCGTGCAACAGATGCGCAGCGCCAAAAGATCAGGGACTTGGCGACGGTATTTACGAACTGTGCAATAGCACAGGGCACCAAAGGCTGCCTAAAAGCTGACAGCGAACTGCATAGTTTTATAGTGCAGTGTACGAGATCACAATTGTTGAGTCGGACGTTTGCAAATTCTCGCGTTATAACAAATACAATTCGCAATACAACTTGGCTGAGACAGTCGGTGTGCTGCCCGGAGATTCATGATGCTCTTGTTAATGCCATCATCGCCGGTGATGAGAAACTCGCGAGAGATTGCGCGAGAGAACATGTTGAGCAGGTGCTTTCCGATTTATGTAGTGTCATGCATGAAAGCATGCTTCAGCCAATAAAAATGCAGCTTGCCTGA
- the cysS gene encoding cysteine--tRNA ligase: MSLQLFNTATRKKEDFTPIEPGNVRLYTCGPTVYNYAHIGNLRTYIFNDILRRTLEYEGYEVKHVMNITDVGHLTSDADMGEDKMEKEARKTGRDPWQIARFYEEQFFKDIEALNIESPVVKCRATEHVPEMIALVEKLLERGHAYETAQAVYFDVSTFPDYTKFTGQSLDEKVTGAREEVQEDPDKRNPADFAIWFKAVGRFENHIMRWESPWGIGFPGWHIECSAMSMKYLGETLDIHTGGEDAIWVHHPNEIAQSEAATGKQFARYWLHGTFLIVGDLTKRAGEEDAEERRMGKSEGNFLRIQTLIDRGYDPLAYRFMSFSAHYRSKLKFTWDALDAAASGYQNLKDFVARAKQIGGEEQPWVAEYREKFEQSITDDLNMPQAMAAVNELIREAEKRGEYGVLDALYDFDRVLGLKLREAAEQATSVDSDIEALIKEREQARLSKNWARADEIRKQLSEHGIALEDTAGGTLWHKTT, encoded by the coding sequence ATGTCTCTGCAACTCTTTAATACGGCCACGCGTAAAAAAGAAGATTTTACGCCTATTGAACCCGGCAATGTGAGGTTGTATACCTGCGGGCCCACTGTGTATAACTATGCGCACATCGGTAATCTCCGAACATACATATTTAATGACATACTGCGCCGCACTCTTGAATACGAGGGCTACGAAGTCAAACATGTAATGAACATCACTGATGTCGGCCATCTGACCTCGGATGCGGACATGGGCGAAGACAAGATGGAGAAAGAGGCGCGAAAGACGGGTAGGGACCCGTGGCAGATAGCCCGTTTCTACGAGGAGCAATTTTTTAAGGACATCGAAGCGCTTAATATCGAGTCCCCGGTGGTAAAGTGCCGGGCGACTGAGCATGTGCCTGAGATGATCGCACTGGTTGAAAAGCTCCTGGAGCGTGGGCATGCATATGAGACCGCTCAGGCTGTCTATTTCGATGTGTCCACTTTCCCGGATTATACGAAGTTCACAGGGCAGTCTCTCGATGAGAAGGTGACTGGTGCGCGCGAGGAAGTGCAAGAAGACCCCGATAAGCGCAACCCGGCTGATTTCGCGATATGGTTTAAGGCCGTTGGCCGGTTCGAGAACCACATTATGCGATGGGAATCGCCGTGGGGAATAGGTTTTCCGGGGTGGCACATAGAGTGCTCTGCTATGTCGATGAAATACCTCGGTGAAACGCTTGACATTCACACAGGTGGTGAAGATGCCATTTGGGTGCACCATCCGAATGAGATTGCGCAAAGTGAAGCCGCCACAGGCAAGCAGTTCGCGCGATACTGGCTGCATGGGACATTTCTCATTGTCGGCGATCTGACCAAGCGGGCAGGCGAGGAAGACGCCGAAGAGCGCAGGATGGGTAAGAGTGAAGGTAACTTTTTGCGCATCCAAACGTTAATAGATAGGGGTTATGACCCGCTTGCATATCGGTTCATGTCATTTTCGGCTCATTACCGCAGCAAGCTGAAGTTTACCTGGGATGCTCTTGATGCGGCAGCCTCGGGCTATCAGAACCTGAAAGACTTTGTCGCTCGAGCCAAGCAGATCGGCGGCGAGGAGCAGCCATGGGTAGCCGAGTATAGAGAAAAATTTGAGCAGTCCATCACGGACGACCTGAACATGCCGCAGGCTATGGCTGCAGTGAACGAGCTTATTCGCGAAGCCGAGAAACGTGGGGAATACGGCGTGCTGGACGCTCTATATGACTTTGACCGCGTGCTGGGGCTAAAATTGCGCGAAGCTGCAGAGCAGGCTACAAGTGTGGATTCCGACATTGAAGCGCTCATAAAAGAGCGCGAGCAGGCGAGATTGTCCAAAAACTGGGCGCGTGCAGATGAGATTAGAAAGCAACTAAGCGAGCATGGGATCGCTCTGGAGGACACTGCCGGCGGGACACTCTGGCACAAAACGACCTAG
- a CDS encoding SpoIIE family protein phosphatase — MAEGYIHVEVDTQQVSKRPGDVCGDVVAYERTPSSCMIVVSDGMGHGIKAHIAAQMCVSRVLELLRQGISLRKAFSSLVNTLEQAKGTDLPYAVFTVARILNDGVTTVLSYEMPPPIFVTRRYSQVLRRRTTMEGHSLVGEANCHLSTDEGILIVTDGITQAGLGMGLPNGWTVDGTSQYISDCLSAGASLMGVPGCVLNRARELWNAGLGDDCTVALASCRKGRTVNILTGPPSNNKKDHEVIQRFMMMDGVKVVCGGTTAQIVAKALGKPLLMEPNPQSMLAPPRHIIDGIDLVSEGAVTLNQVYNVLDEDYKVFDEESGVTQLHRYLREADRINIMLGGAINPATTDISFRQKGILTRQTIIPLIAEKLKDAGKLVVIERI, encoded by the coding sequence ATGGCTGAAGGATACATACACGTCGAAGTAGATACTCAGCAGGTCTCCAAACGTCCGGGCGACGTCTGCGGGGATGTGGTAGCCTACGAGCGGACGCCATCATCGTGCATGATAGTCGTCAGTGACGGTATGGGGCATGGCATAAAGGCTCATATCGCTGCCCAGATGTGCGTCTCACGCGTGCTGGAACTGCTGCGGCAGGGAATATCGCTCCGCAAGGCGTTCTCGAGCCTGGTAAACACTCTGGAGCAAGCAAAAGGCACCGACCTGCCGTACGCGGTATTTACCGTCGCGCGCATACTCAATGACGGCGTAACCACTGTTCTCTCCTACGAAATGCCGCCCCCCATATTTGTTACACGGCGATACTCACAAGTCCTGCGCCGTCGAACCACCATGGAAGGGCATTCACTGGTCGGTGAGGCAAACTGCCACCTTTCAACTGATGAAGGCATATTGATCGTTACAGACGGTATCACCCAGGCAGGACTGGGCATGGGGCTGCCTAACGGCTGGACTGTCGACGGAACAAGCCAGTATATAAGTGACTGCTTAAGTGCCGGTGCATCGCTAATGGGTGTGCCCGGCTGCGTCTTGAACCGCGCGAGAGAACTGTGGAATGCCGGATTGGGTGACGACTGCACGGTCGCGCTGGCATCGTGCCGAAAAGGGCGCACTGTAAACATCCTTACAGGGCCCCCATCGAATAACAAAAAGGATCATGAAGTTATTCAGCGATTCATGATGATGGATGGAGTCAAAGTCGTATGTGGAGGAACCACGGCGCAGATTGTTGCAAAGGCTTTAGGCAAACCGCTGCTTATGGAGCCCAACCCGCAGAGCATGCTCGCGCCTCCTCGCCATATCATAGATGGGATTGATCTTGTGTCTGAGGGAGCCGTCACCCTTAATCAGGTCTATAACGTACTCGACGAAGACTACAAAGTCTTTGATGAGGAGAGCGGTGTAACTCAGCTTCACCGGTATCTTCGTGAGGCCGACCGCATCAACATAATGCTTGGCGGCGCAATAAACCCTGCCACGACGGACATCAGCTTCCGCCAGAAGGGCATCCTCACGAGGCAAACCATCATCCCCCTGATCGCCGAAAAGCTCAAAGACGCAGGCAAACTCGTAGTTATCGAACGCATCTAG
- a CDS encoding VanW family protein, whose protein sequence is MKFRASHKAIIIALIVVIPIAAALAKTLSFGAGDHICKGVTISGVSVSGLSRAQAEKVMRAWAAKRADRRITLAALDLRWIGSVADFGAQVKWKESVGKAFEVGRKGNIINRMICVLTPTGAGKRINAWIALDRNEIEKTVAKVAKSVNRPHKDARIKVIAGHLEVEQDSIGIELDERSAASIISNAMRSDKMVVTLPVVSDKPDVTAEEARGIDTLLARFTTPFNPGKIDRTHNLTLAARSINGVILKPGQEFSYNDVVGPRALGRGFRNAPIFVKGKLEPGVGGGICQVSTTLYNAVLLSGMHIVERHPHSRTVPYVGAGRDATVAYGLRDFRFENSDSSPVCILTSISRGNITVDLYGSSQDKKSVRIYTGPVKYSPPKPAETVTDPTLAPGAHKVTDKGARGVRVTVYRKISQPDGRDITEVVSNDRYPPQAKIIAVGCAQTGDDAVQAKSIGIVSDTQRPKHGESNL, encoded by the coding sequence TTGAAATTCAGGGCGAGTCATAAGGCGATTATTATCGCGCTCATAGTCGTGATTCCGATTGCGGCGGCGCTTGCAAAAACGCTGTCGTTTGGCGCGGGTGACCACATCTGCAAGGGGGTCACTATATCGGGAGTGAGTGTATCCGGACTCAGTCGCGCTCAAGCGGAGAAAGTCATGCGCGCCTGGGCTGCCAAGCGGGCGGATAGGAGAATCACACTTGCGGCTCTCGATTTACGGTGGATAGGATCGGTTGCCGATTTCGGTGCTCAGGTAAAATGGAAAGAGTCAGTCGGTAAAGCCTTCGAGGTTGGTCGAAAGGGCAATATTATAAACCGCATGATATGTGTGTTGACTCCGACCGGTGCGGGTAAGCGGATTAATGCTTGGATTGCGCTTGATCGTAATGAGATAGAGAAGACTGTCGCAAAGGTTGCTAAATCAGTCAACAGGCCGCACAAGGATGCCAGGATCAAAGTAATTGCCGGACATCTGGAGGTCGAGCAGGACAGTATCGGGATCGAACTGGATGAGCGCAGTGCCGCCAGCATTATCTCGAATGCAATGAGATCAGATAAAATGGTTGTCACACTGCCGGTTGTTTCAGATAAACCGGATGTGACAGCCGAGGAAGCTCGCGGCATCGATACGCTGCTCGCGCGGTTTACAACACCATTTAACCCGGGCAAGATAGATCGCACTCATAACCTTACATTAGCCGCCAGATCGATAAATGGCGTGATCCTCAAGCCGGGTCAGGAGTTTTCATATAACGATGTGGTCGGGCCAAGGGCTTTGGGCAGAGGTTTTAGAAACGCTCCCATCTTTGTGAAGGGTAAACTGGAGCCTGGAGTTGGCGGCGGAATTTGTCAGGTTTCGACTACCCTGTATAACGCTGTTTTGCTTTCGGGGATGCATATTGTCGAGCGTCATCCACACTCGCGGACAGTCCCTTATGTAGGCGCGGGGCGCGATGCCACGGTTGCCTACGGTCTGCGCGATTTCAGGTTCGAGAACTCCGACTCTTCGCCCGTCTGCATCCTGACAAGTATCAGCCGGGGAAATATTACTGTTGACCTTTACGGCTCTTCGCAGGATAAGAAGTCGGTGAGGATATATACTGGTCCTGTTAAGTATTCGCCTCCCAAACCGGCGGAGACTGTGACCGATCCTACCCTGGCGCCGGGCGCTCATAAAGTCACGGACAAGGGCGCGAGGGGAGTGAGAGTCACAGTGTATAGAAAAATATCCCAGCCTGATGGACGCGACATTACTGAAGTCGTATCTAATGATCGTTATCCGCCTCAGGCAAAGATTATTGCGGTGGGCTGTGCGCAAACTGGGGATGATGCGGTTCAGGCAAAGTCGATCGGGATAGTCAGTGACACGCAGCGGCCTAAGCATGGCGAATCAAATCTATAA
- a CDS encoding [FeFe] hydrogenase, group A codes for MTNDFVTIDGREIPIEGERNLLEVARKAGIDIPTFCYHSDLSVYGACRLCLVELEGRGIVTSCSTAPAPGMKVKTNTEEIREIRKIAVELLLANHDQSCPTCPKSASCQLQNLARRLGVEEVRYKMTHKPVPVDRTSPSIVRDPNKCILCGDCVRACNEIQSIGAIDFVGRGSNSAVLPAFGKDLNQVECVYCGLCASVCPTGALTPKSEVEDVWKDLDNTKKTVVAQIAPAVRVALGEQFGLEPGTITTGQIAAALKSMGFDKVYDTSFAADLTVVEEATEFIERKTKGEDLPQFTSCCPSWVKFAEQYYPELLPNLSSCRSPQQMFGSLAKETLPGQLGIALEDLVVVSIMPCTAKKFEAKRAEFKHGDVPDVDHVITTQELARMIEESGLRFNKLEPESLDMPFGFKTGAGVIFGATGGVTEAVLRFAAEKLSGTQLGSVDFKAVRGKEGIREATINVGDIELKLAVVHGLANARKIAEKVKAGECDYDLIEVMTCPGGCIGGAGQPISRDPETKKLRSRGLYDSDKMLEFHKSQENYMVTECYSNCLGKVGGKKAHNLLHTGYRSRKRIKDSDLDLLSGTDKEKLSISVCAGTSCMVRGSQQLLRELIDVIEQRGLQNAVDVKATFCFEACDRGPTISVGDTVIHKCTIEKAVKALDKELERLMQKCQ; via the coding sequence ATGACAAACGATTTTGTTACTATAGACGGAAGAGAAATTCCTATTGAGGGCGAACGCAATCTCCTGGAAGTGGCGCGCAAGGCCGGTATAGACATTCCGACTTTTTGCTACCACTCGGACTTGAGCGTATACGGCGCATGCAGGTTGTGTCTGGTCGAGCTGGAGGGACGGGGTATCGTCACATCATGCTCCACGGCTCCCGCGCCGGGCATGAAAGTAAAGACCAACACAGAAGAAATTCGTGAGATACGCAAAATCGCAGTCGAGCTGCTGCTGGCAAACCACGACCAGAGCTGCCCGACCTGTCCCAAGAGCGCTTCCTGCCAGCTCCAGAACCTGGCTCGCAGGCTCGGCGTCGAGGAAGTGCGCTATAAGATGACTCATAAGCCGGTGCCGGTAGACCGGACCAGCCCGTCGATTGTCCGTGACCCGAACAAGTGCATTCTCTGCGGCGACTGCGTCCGGGCATGCAATGAGATCCAGAGCATCGGCGCTATTGACTTCGTTGGCCGCGGCTCCAACAGCGCAGTGCTTCCCGCGTTCGGCAAAGACCTGAACCAGGTGGAATGCGTATACTGCGGATTGTGCGCCAGCGTATGCCCGACTGGTGCCCTGACTCCTAAATCCGAAGTCGAAGATGTATGGAAAGACTTGGATAACACTAAAAAGACCGTTGTTGCACAGATTGCTCCGGCGGTGCGGGTCGCCCTTGGCGAGCAGTTCGGACTGGAACCTGGAACGATCACGACGGGCCAGATCGCCGCAGCCCTGAAATCCATGGGATTCGACAAGGTCTACGACACTTCTTTCGCGGCTGACCTGACAGTTGTCGAAGAAGCGACTGAGTTTATAGAACGGAAGACCAAAGGCGAAGACCTGCCGCAGTTCACGAGCTGCTGCCCGAGTTGGGTAAAGTTTGCCGAGCAGTATTACCCGGAACTGCTGCCGAATCTGTCAAGCTGCAGGTCGCCGCAGCAGATGTTTGGTTCGCTCGCCAAAGAAACACTGCCGGGTCAGCTTGGAATTGCGCTGGAAGATCTGGTAGTCGTCTCTATCATGCCGTGCACGGCCAAGAAGTTCGAGGCCAAACGAGCCGAGTTCAAGCATGGCGATGTTCCTGATGTAGACCATGTAATCACCACCCAGGAACTGGCGAGAATGATCGAGGAGAGCGGCCTGAGGTTCAATAAGCTCGAACCTGAGTCGCTGGATATGCCGTTTGGGTTCAAGACCGGCGCCGGGGTTATCTTTGGAGCGACCGGTGGAGTGACTGAGGCCGTGCTGCGGTTCGCAGCAGAAAAACTCAGCGGCACGCAGCTCGGATCTGTCGATTTCAAGGCTGTTCGCGGCAAAGAGGGGATCCGAGAGGCAACAATAAATGTCGGCGACATCGAGTTGAAGCTTGCAGTAGTCCACGGACTTGCAAACGCCAGAAAGATTGCCGAAAAGGTCAAAGCGGGCGAGTGCGACTACGATCTGATCGAAGTCATGACATGCCCCGGCGGGTGCATTGGTGGAGCGGGCCAGCCCATCTCTCGCGATCCGGAGACCAAGAAACTGCGCTCTCGCGGCCTGTATGATTCAGACAAGATGCTGGAGTTCCACAAATCCCAGGAAAACTATATGGTCACAGAGTGCTACTCGAACTGCCTGGGCAAAGTCGGCGGCAAAAAGGCGCATAATCTGCTGCACACAGGATATCGCAGTCGCAAACGAATAAAAGACAGCGACCTCGATCTCTTGAGCGGCACGGACAAAGAGAAACTCTCGATAAGCGTGTGCGCAGGCACAAGCTGCATGGTGCGCGGTTCACAGCAGCTTCTGCGCGAGTTGATCGATGTGATCGAGCAGCGCGGACTACAGAACGCCGTAGACGTGAAAGCGACTTTCTGCTTCGAAGCGTGCGACCGTGGCCCGACTATCTCAGTCGGCGACACCGTGATACATAAGTGCACTATCGAGAAAGCCGTAAAGGCGTTGGACAAGGAACTTGAGCGCTTAATGCAGAAGTGCCAGTGA
- a CDS encoding type II toxin-antitoxin system VapC family toxin — protein MRRFVLDSSITMSWYFADEAHSYAKAILEHMDESEAFVPTIWPIEVCNVLLVGERRGRQTAADAARFLAVLSAFSINVVDLIQWETLEELIDVARRCNLSAYDASYLELAMREGLPLATLDQRLQTAAGELGVQLAVV, from the coding sequence TTGAGACGCTTTGTGCTGGACTCTTCGATAACGATGTCGTGGTATTTCGCCGATGAAGCGCACTCTTATGCAAAGGCCATACTGGAACATATGGACGAATCGGAAGCATTTGTTCCGACTATTTGGCCTATTGAAGTGTGCAACGTTCTGCTTGTCGGCGAAAGACGCGGCAGACAAACTGCCGCAGATGCTGCGCGGTTTCTTGCCGTGCTCAGCGCATTTTCGATTAATGTGGTTGACTTGATTCAATGGGAAACGCTTGAAGAATTGATTGACGTAGCCCGTAGATGCAATCTCTCAGCATACGACGCTTCATATCTTGAACTTGCCATGCGCGAAGGACTGCCTCTGGCAACTCTTGACCAGCGTCTACAGACAGCCGCGGGTGAACTTGGGGTTCAACTCGCCGTAGTATAG
- a CDS encoding [Fe-Fe] hydrogenase large subunit C-terminal domain-containing protein yields MSNDPNSGQVVFTNKAHCRDCYRCLRVCPVKAIRMENGQAYVVPERCISCGTCIRECPQGAKQFRNDIERASRIIESSEVVAASVAPSFAAVFSEPEQKRLASALRKLGFSYVGETAIGAYQVAQETTRLCNSQPDKSHICTACPAVVRYVELYEPNRLDALTPIVSPMIAHARHIKSKLGKDAKVIFIGPCVAKKAEADRPENKNIVDCVLTFSELMDWFEREGISLSMCEESHFNEEPEGDARFFPLTGGSMRTASLDTDLLAADVVSVTGIGDIREALADCGSDSLPQVIEPLFCEQGCVNGPAIPAKSSLFRRRRDVIEYATDHPGLHTPGDETVHTDLTARFRPNASFDDEVTEEQIREVLEKTGKASPENQLNCGACGYSSCREKAAAVVRGMAELEMCIPYMKRLAEQRTDKIIETSPNGIVILDERLSIIHMNPAFRKFFMCSEAVLGRPISYLMDPDPFEKLASGKVGLITTIVRHDRYNLHCHEILYALPEEKQYVGIFVDITGSSVSKEKLDHLRAQTVTQARELLEHQINMAQTIAKFLGESTGQGEALLEKLIEIAGDESGEGKGTNEWLKDTYTSK; encoded by the coding sequence ATGAGCAACGATCCGAACTCAGGACAAGTCGTGTTTACAAATAAGGCGCATTGTCGTGACTGCTATCGATGCCTGCGCGTATGCCCGGTCAAAGCGATCCGCATGGAAAACGGCCAGGCATACGTCGTGCCGGAACGCTGCATCTCATGCGGCACATGCATTCGCGAATGCCCGCAGGGCGCCAAACAGTTCAGGAACGATATAGAACGGGCCTCGCGGATAATCGAGTCATCCGAGGTTGTGGCCGCAAGCGTAGCGCCGTCATTTGCCGCCGTCTTCTCCGAACCGGAGCAGAAACGTCTGGCGTCGGCGCTGCGTAAGCTCGGCTTTTCATACGTCGGCGAGACGGCCATCGGGGCATATCAGGTTGCTCAGGAGACAACCAGGCTCTGTAACTCTCAGCCGGACAAGTCGCATATCTGCACAGCTTGTCCGGCGGTGGTGAGATATGTCGAGCTTTACGAGCCGAACAGGCTTGATGCCCTTACTCCCATTGTCTCTCCGATGATCGCTCATGCGCGCCACATCAAAAGCAAACTCGGCAAAGACGCAAAGGTCATCTTCATAGGGCCATGCGTCGCGAAGAAGGCTGAGGCCGACCGTCCGGAAAACAAAAACATCGTCGACTGCGTTCTCACATTCAGCGAACTGATGGACTGGTTCGAGCGTGAAGGAATATCTCTTTCGATGTGTGAGGAGAGCCACTTTAATGAGGAACCGGAGGGCGACGCGCGCTTCTTCCCTCTCACCGGCGGAAGCATGCGCACAGCCAGCCTAGATACCGATCTTCTGGCTGCGGATGTGGTCTCTGTGACCGGCATCGGCGATATACGTGAAGCCCTCGCCGACTGCGGTTCGGATAGTCTTCCGCAGGTAATCGAGCCTCTGTTCTGCGAACAGGGATGTGTCAATGGCCCTGCCATACCGGCCAAAAGCAGTCTGTTCAGAAGACGCCGCGACGTAATCGAATATGCCACCGACCATCCCGGCCTGCACACACCCGGCGATGAAACCGTACATACAGACCTGACTGCACGGTTCAGACCAAATGCATCTTTTGATGATGAGGTCACCGAAGAGCAGATCCGCGAAGTGCTGGAAAAGACAGGCAAAGCCTCCCCCGAAAATCAGCTCAACTGCGGCGCATGCGGGTATTCATCCTGCAGAGAAAAGGCCGCTGCGGTAGTTCGCGGGATGGCGGAGCTTGAGATGTGTATACCATACATGAAGCGTCTGGCCGAACAGCGCACAGACAAGATCATTGAGACCAGCCCCAACGGCATTGTGATCCTGGACGAGCGGCTATCGATCATCCATATGAACCCGGCGTTCAGGAAGTTCTTCATGTGCTCGGAGGCGGTATTGGGTCGCCCGATATCGTATCTCATGGACCCCGATCCGTTCGAGAAGCTGGCATCAGGGAAGGTGGGACTGATAACGACCATTGTCCGGCACGACCGTTACAATCTCCACTGTCATGAAATACTTTACGCGCTTCCGGAAGAAAAGCAGTATGTCGGGATTTTTGTGGATATAACCGGCAGCAGCGTAAGCAAGGAAAAACTCGACCATCTGCGCGCGCAGACCGTGACCCAGGCGCGTGAACTGCTGGAACATCAGATCAACATGGCTCAGACTATAGCAAAATTCCTCGGCGAGAGCACCGGCCAGGGCGAAGCTCTGCTGGAGAAACTGATAGAGATCGCGGGCGATGAGTCAGGCGAGGGCAAAGGGACCAACGAATGGCTGAAGGATACATACACGTCGAAGTAG
- a CDS encoding type II toxin-antitoxin system prevent-host-death family antitoxin — METVGSYDAKTHLPALLDRVAKGEKITITKHGVPVAMLVPMERTKQDVRAAIEAMKEFGKGRRLPEGMSIRDMIEEGRRY, encoded by the coding sequence ATGGAAACAGTAGGTTCTTATGATGCAAAGACACATCTGCCAGCGCTGCTCGATAGAGTGGCTAAGGGTGAAAAGATAACAATTACGAAGCATGGCGTACCTGTTGCGATGCTTGTGCCGATGGAACGTACCAAACAGGACGTGAGAGCAGCAATTGAAGCGATGAAAGAATTCGGCAAGGGACGTCGTCTGCCCGAGGGGATGTCGATCAGGGACATGATCGAGGAAGGACGAAGATATTGA
- the epsC gene encoding serine O-acetyltransferase EpsC, translating into MFDNIRADWKAVFRNDPAARNSWEVLTYAGLHAIFWHRIANFFWRHKLKFAARLVSQTNRFMTGIEIHPGATIAKGFFIDHGMGVVIGETAEVGENCLLYHGVTLGGVSLEKKKRHPTLGNNVVIGAGAKVLGAITLGDNVQVGANAVVVKDVPANSVVVGIPGRVVMQDGVRVPLTHGRDLDPEMDIIKSLMLRIEELEKKFQKVEKGDEDVSATL; encoded by the coding sequence ATGTTCGACAACATCCGAGCCGATTGGAAAGCTGTGTTCCGAAACGACCCTGCCGCGCGTAATTCGTGGGAGGTGCTCACTTATGCAGGTCTGCATGCTATCTTCTGGCATCGGATTGCGAACTTCTTTTGGCGTCATAAGCTCAAGTTCGCTGCACGCCTGGTTTCGCAGACGAACCGGTTTATGACGGGTATCGAGATCCATCCCGGAGCTACCATTGCGAAAGGCTTCTTTATAGACCACGGCATGGGCGTGGTCATAGGTGAGACTGCCGAGGTGGGCGAGAACTGCCTACTCTATCATGGTGTGACTCTCGGCGGTGTGAGCCTTGAGAAGAAAAAGCGGCACCCGACACTGGGCAATAACGTAGTCATCGGAGCTGGTGCTAAGGTTTTGGGAGCGATTACCCTTGGGGATAACGTGCAGGTCGGTGCTAACGCAGTAGTGGTCAAAGATGTACCGGCTAACTCTGTCGTAGTCGGTATTCCGGGACGTGTCGTGATGCAGGATGGTGTTCGCGTGCCGCTCACTCATGGCCGCGACCTTGATCCTGAGATGGATATAATCAAGAGCTTGATGCTCAGGATAGAAGAGCTTGAAAAGAAGTTTCAAAAAGTCGAGAAAGGAGATGAAGATGTCTCTGCAACTCTTTAA